In Oceanobacillus sp. FSL K6-2867, one DNA window encodes the following:
- a CDS encoding bifunctional 2-methylcitrate dehydratase/aconitate hydratase produces the protein MLQTDTYKKADVLIEEIADYVLNKEITSEEAYSTAHHVLIDTLGCGILALDYPECTKLLGPVVPGTVVPNGVRVPGTSYVLDPIQGAFNIGTMIRWLDYNDTWLAAEWGHPSDNLGGILAVADYLSQVGIQKGKEPLKVEEVLEMMIKAHEIQGVLALENSLNRVGLDHVLYVKIATTAVVTKMLGGGHEEITNALTNAWIDNSSLRTYRHAPNTGSRKSWAAGDATSRAVRLALMAMKGEMGYPTALTAPGWGFQDVLFNKQELNLSQPLGSYVMENVLFKVSFPAEFHAQTAAEAAVKLHPEVVNRIAEIDKITITTHESAIRIIDKKGPLNNPADRDHCLQYITAIGLLEGDIRAEHYEDDFAANPVIDQLRDKMVVVENKAYTEDYLDPSKRSIANAVQVHFTDGTVTENVEREYPLGHRFRRDEAIPKIIEKYAANLATHYTEKQRKKIEEVSYDYNKLAKMNVNEFVELFIAQ, from the coding sequence ATGTTGCAAACGGATACTTATAAAAAGGCAGATGTGTTAATAGAGGAAATTGCGGATTACGTATTGAATAAAGAAATAACGAGTGAAGAAGCTTATTCAACAGCACACCATGTGTTAATCGATACATTAGGATGCGGAATTCTTGCGCTTGATTATCCAGAGTGTACGAAGCTGCTCGGACCAGTCGTTCCTGGTACAGTTGTTCCAAATGGTGTTCGTGTGCCGGGAACATCATATGTACTTGATCCAATTCAGGGAGCATTTAATATTGGAACCATGATTCGCTGGCTTGACTATAACGATACGTGGCTTGCCGCAGAGTGGGGACACCCCTCGGACAACTTAGGTGGAATTTTAGCAGTTGCCGATTATCTCAGTCAAGTTGGAATTCAGAAGGGGAAAGAGCCGTTAAAGGTGGAAGAGGTACTGGAAATGATGATTAAAGCACACGAAATTCAAGGTGTGCTTGCATTAGAAAATAGCTTGAATCGTGTCGGACTTGATCATGTCTTATATGTAAAAATCGCGACTACAGCAGTTGTAACAAAAATGCTTGGCGGCGGTCACGAAGAAATTACAAATGCTCTGACAAATGCCTGGATTGATAATTCCAGTCTACGTACCTACCGTCACGCACCAAATACAGGATCAAGGAAATCCTGGGCTGCTGGTGATGCAACAAGCAGGGCAGTGCGTTTAGCATTGATGGCAATGAAAGGCGAAATGGGCTACCCGACAGCATTAACTGCCCCAGGCTGGGGATTTCAGGATGTATTATTTAATAAGCAAGAATTAAACTTGAGTCAGCCGCTCGGCAGTTATGTAATGGAAAATGTGTTGTTTAAAGTTTCTTTCCCAGCCGAATTCCATGCGCAAACAGCAGCCGAAGCAGCAGTAAAGCTTCATCCGGAAGTAGTCAATCGTATAGCTGAGATTGATAAAATTACGATTACAACACATGAATCAGCGATTCGGATTATTGATAAAAAGGGTCCACTTAATAACCCGGCCGATCGTGATCACTGTTTGCAGTACATTACAGCAATTGGGCTTTTAGAAGGAGATATTCGCGCCGAGCACTATGAGGATGATTTTGCGGCAAATCCTGTCATTGATCAGTTGCGCGATAAAATGGTTGTTGTAGAAAATAAAGCCTACACAGAGGATTATCTTGATCCGAGTAAGCGGTCGATAGCAAATGCGGTGCAGGTACATTTTACGGATGGCACAGTGACGGAAAATGTAGAGCGAGAATATCCTTTAGGACATCGGTTCCGCAGAGATGAAGCAATACCTAAAATCATTGAGAAGTATGCAGCAAACCTTGCTACACATTACACGGAAAAACAGCGTAAGAAAATTGAAGAAGTTAGCTATGACTACAACAAGCTAGCAAAAATGAATGTCAATGAATTTGTAGAGTTATTTATTGCGCAATAA
- the prpB gene encoding methylisocitrate lyase, producing MAWIVDQLSTQKELADRFKEQMLTDNILQIPGAHDAMAALIAKDAGFSVLYLSGGAYTASRGLPDLGIVTSTEVAERARDLVRATNLPVLVDIDTGFGGVLNVARTAREMLEANVAAVQIEDQQLPKKCGHLNGKQLVTTEEMVQKIKAIKEVAPSLIVIARTDARAVEGIDAAIERSQSYIQAGADAIFPEALQTDEEFRLFAKKLEVPLLANMTEFGKTPFITADEFQNMGFRMVIYPVTSLRVAAKAYERIFNLIKEQGSQADGVFNMQTRKELYKTISYDDFEELDNTIAKTVLED from the coding sequence ATGGCATGGATTGTAGACCAACTATCGACTCAGAAGGAATTAGCTGATCGGTTTAAAGAACAGATGCTTACCGATAACATTTTACAAATACCTGGTGCGCATGATGCAATGGCAGCATTAATCGCAAAGGATGCAGGATTTTCCGTTTTATATTTATCAGGTGGAGCTTACACAGCAAGCAGAGGATTGCCTGATCTCGGAATTGTTACATCAACGGAAGTAGCAGAACGTGCAAGAGACCTTGTGAGGGCAACAAATTTACCCGTATTAGTTGATATCGATACAGGCTTTGGCGGTGTGTTAAATGTGGCTCGTACTGCTCGTGAAATGCTGGAAGCGAATGTAGCAGCAGTGCAAATTGAAGACCAGCAGCTGCCGAAGAAATGTGGTCATTTAAATGGCAAGCAACTTGTAACGACGGAAGAAATGGTGCAAAAAATCAAAGCGATTAAAGAGGTAGCTCCTTCGTTAATTGTTATTGCAAGAACGGATGCAAGAGCAGTAGAGGGAATAGATGCTGCTATAGAGCGTTCCCAGAGCTATATACAAGCAGGAGCAGATGCAATATTCCCGGAAGCATTGCAAACGGATGAGGAATTTCGCCTTTTTGCGAAAAAGCTAGAAGTTCCATTGCTTGCAAACATGACCGAATTTGGCAAAACACCATTTATAACCGCGGATGAGTTTCAAAATATGGGCTTTCGGATGGTAATCTATCCAGTTACATCTTTAAGAGTAGCAGCGAAAGCATATGAGCGAATCTTTAACTTGATTAAAGAGCAAGGCTCCCAAGCGGATGGTGTGTTTAATATGCAAACGAGAAAAGAGCTCTATAAAACAATTTCCTACGATGATTTTGAGGAATTGGATAATACGATTGCGAAGACGGTATTAGAGGATTAA
- a CDS encoding CoA-acylating methylmalonate-semialdehyde dehydrogenase produces the protein MTQTAVKEVKNYVGGKWIEANTDKTEAVYNPATGEVIANVPVSTLEDVDHAVQVAAEAFQSWKEVAVPRRARILFKYQQLLVDNWEELAKIITIENGKSYAEAYGEVQRGIENVEFAAGAPSLMMGEQLPSIATELESGVYRYPIGVIGGITPFNFPMMVPCWMFPMAIATGNTFVLKPSERTPLLANRLAELLEEAGLPEGVFNIVHGAHDVVNGLLDHNKVAAISFVGSQPVAEYVYKRGTDNLKRVQALAGAKNHSIVLADANLDNATTQIMNAAFGSAGERCMAASVVAVEDSVADEFISLLTQKANEIEIGNGLDDGIFLGPVIREQHKERTLSYIETGEQEGAKLVRDGRNDEAVQQKGYFVGPTIFDNVTSEMKIWQDEIFAPVLSIARVKNLDDAIDLSNQSRFANGACIFTKDGGSVRRFRETIDAGMLGVNIGVPAPMAFFPFSGWKDSFYGDLHANGKDGLHFYTRKKVITTKWV, from the coding sequence TTGACACAAACTGCAGTAAAAGAAGTAAAAAACTATGTAGGTGGAAAATGGATTGAAGCGAATACAGATAAAACAGAGGCAGTGTACAATCCTGCAACAGGTGAGGTTATTGCAAACGTACCTGTTTCAACACTTGAGGATGTTGATCATGCAGTACAGGTAGCCGCTGAGGCATTCCAATCATGGAAAGAAGTAGCGGTACCAAGACGTGCTCGTATTCTATTTAAATATCAGCAGTTACTAGTAGACAATTGGGAAGAGCTCGCGAAAATCATTACGATTGAAAATGGAAAAAGTTATGCAGAAGCTTATGGTGAAGTGCAACGCGGAATTGAAAATGTGGAGTTTGCTGCAGGTGCTCCGTCCTTAATGATGGGAGAACAGCTGCCATCGATTGCAACAGAGCTTGAGTCTGGTGTGTATCGATATCCAATTGGTGTCATTGGGGGGATTACGCCATTTAACTTTCCAATGATGGTGCCTTGCTGGATGTTCCCAATGGCAATCGCGACTGGAAATACGTTTGTTCTAAAGCCATCTGAACGTACACCGCTTTTAGCAAACCGTTTAGCGGAGTTACTAGAGGAAGCAGGTTTACCAGAGGGTGTGTTTAATATTGTGCATGGGGCACATGACGTCGTTAATGGTTTGCTAGATCATAATAAAGTAGCAGCAATCTCCTTTGTTGGGTCGCAGCCTGTTGCGGAATATGTATACAAACGCGGAACGGATAATTTGAAGCGCGTGCAAGCTTTAGCTGGTGCGAAAAACCATTCAATCGTTCTAGCAGATGCTAACTTGGATAATGCAACAACACAAATCATGAATGCAGCATTTGGTTCCGCTGGTGAACGTTGTATGGCAGCATCGGTTGTTGCGGTAGAGGATTCTGTTGCGGATGAATTTATTTCTCTGTTAACGCAAAAAGCTAATGAAATCGAAATTGGCAATGGGTTAGATGATGGAATTTTCCTAGGACCTGTTATTCGAGAGCAACATAAAGAGCGAACACTAAGCTATATTGAAACTGGAGAACAAGAGGGAGCAAAGCTCGTTCGTGATGGCCGAAATGATGAAGCAGTTCAGCAAAAAGGCTACTTTGTTGGACCGACGATATTTGATAACGTAACATCCGAAATGAAAATCTGGCAGGATGAAATCTTTGCACCAGTGTTATCGATCGCCCGTGTGAAAAATTTAGACGATGCAATTGATTTATCCAATCAATCGCGTTTTGCGAATGGCGCTTGTATTTTCACAAAGGATGGAGGAAGTGTTCGCAGGTTCCGAGAAACAATTGATGCAGGAATGCTTGGTGTCAATATCGGAGTACCTGCACCAATGGCATTCTTCCCATTCTCCGGCTGGAAAGATTCCTTCTACGGTGATCTTCATGCAAATGGAAAAGATGGATTGCATTTTTATACGAGGAAGAAGGTTATTACGACGAAATGGGTTTAA
- a CDS encoding ABC transporter substrate-binding protein, producing the protein MKRKRFWVINVLLIAIVLLGGCKDEESNGTNEVNEDNRTLTIALGTDMVSFDVHNHNNTSTEAIHINMFNYLVKRNNDTGEIEPDLAENYENVDDLTWEFKLKDGVTFHNGDALTSADVKYSLERVATDTTLLDHANYKTIKEVEVIDDTTFRIHTHEPDPALLNRISRIGSSILPATYIEENGFDHFLANPIGTGAFEFVEWARDDRIVLQAYADYFDGKNEEWDEIVFRIIPENSTRVSELLTGGVDMAVNIPPSDWVRVNENEGTYLAQGISNRTLMIFLRSTEGYPTRDKKVREALDLAIDNQAIVDNILGGAGTPTVTRVGPGDVGHAAHLYDTYNYNPERAKELLAEAGFKDGFEMTLHSPRGRYLQDAEIAEMVAGMFAEIGVTLNIEFMEWSNYLELRNAGENKDAYLLGLGNSMFDAANALDYYRADRFIGQLDYRNDEVEELLVAAEQNMDAEERNEQYIKIQELLAEDVAHLVLHQESINIGVVDRIDYTPTMDEMIYIDSITKK; encoded by the coding sequence ATGAAGCGAAAACGCTTTTGGGTCATTAATGTTTTATTAATCGCTATTGTGCTTTTAGGTGGATGTAAGGATGAAGAAAGCAATGGAACAAATGAGGTTAACGAAGATAATCGTACGTTAACGATTGCACTTGGAACAGACATGGTATCGTTTGATGTTCATAATCACAATAATACATCAACAGAAGCGATTCATATTAACATGTTTAATTACTTGGTTAAACGAAATAACGACACAGGAGAAATTGAGCCTGACCTAGCGGAAAATTATGAAAATGTCGATGATTTAACATGGGAGTTTAAATTAAAGGATGGGGTTACGTTTCATAATGGTGACGCCTTAACTTCCGCAGATGTTAAGTATTCGCTGGAACGTGTAGCAACTGATACGACGCTACTCGATCATGCGAACTATAAAACAATTAAAGAGGTTGAAGTTATCGATGATACGACTTTCCGTATTCATACCCATGAACCGGATCCAGCACTGTTAAATCGTATTTCTAGAATTGGCTCAAGTATTCTACCTGCAACTTATATTGAAGAAAATGGGTTTGATCATTTTCTTGCAAATCCAATAGGCACGGGAGCTTTTGAGTTTGTCGAGTGGGCCCGTGATGATCGGATTGTACTACAAGCATATGCAGATTATTTTGATGGGAAAAATGAAGAATGGGATGAAATTGTATTTCGGATTATTCCAGAGAATTCAACACGGGTTTCAGAATTGTTAACAGGTGGAGTGGATATGGCTGTTAACATTCCGCCGAGTGATTGGGTGCGAGTAAATGAAAATGAAGGGACCTATTTGGCACAAGGAATTTCTAACCGAACGTTAATGATTTTTTTAAGATCGACGGAAGGGTATCCAACAAGAGATAAAAAAGTACGGGAAGCACTGGATTTAGCGATTGATAATCAGGCAATTGTTGACAATATTTTAGGTGGTGCTGGTACACCAACGGTAACACGTGTAGGACCGGGAGATGTTGGCCATGCAGCACATTTATATGATACGTACAATTATAATCCGGAAAGAGCAAAGGAATTATTAGCCGAAGCCGGGTTTAAGGATGGATTTGAAATGACACTTCATTCACCAAGAGGGCGTTACTTGCAGGATGCGGAAATTGCGGAAATGGTAGCTGGAATGTTTGCTGAGATTGGGGTCACCTTGAACATCGAGTTTATGGAGTGGAGTAATTATCTTGAACTAAGAAACGCGGGAGAGAATAAAGATGCGTATTTATTAGGACTGGGCAATTCGATGTTTGATGCCGCCAATGCCCTGGATTATTACCGAGCTGACCGTTTTATCGGACAGCTTGATTACCGAAATGATGAAGTAGAAGAATTGCTGGTTGCTGCTGAGCAAAATATGGATGCTGAGGAAAGAAATGAACAATATATAAAAATTCAAGAACTGCTTGCTGAGGATGTTGCTCATCTTGTTCTGCATCAAGAGTCAATAAATATAGGGGTTGTTGATCGAATTGATTATACACCAACGATGGATGAGATGATTTATATTGATTCGATAACTAAAAAATAA
- the nikB gene encoding nickel ABC transporter permease: protein MNYIVRRILQIIPVLFIISFIVFILVFIAGDPVALMLPDDATQEEIEQLRESLGLNEPFYAQYGNYVFSTVQGDFGESFRYGQDALSVVLERLPATFELAIAAIVIAIMIAIPFGVWSATKQNSSIDLIATGAAVVGKAMPNFWLGIMLILFFSVMLGVLPVSGRGSFAHLILPAVTLGTGIAAEMTRLIRSSMLEILNQDYIRTAKSKGIKSLQVIYKHAFRNALIPFVTITALQTSTLIGGALITETVFAWPGIGQLLIQAVNTRDMAIVQACVMVIAVIVILMNLLADIIYRILDPRIKLK, encoded by the coding sequence GTGAATTATATTGTAAGAAGAATACTGCAAATTATTCCGGTCTTATTTATCATTTCATTTATTGTTTTTATTCTCGTTTTCATTGCTGGTGACCCTGTTGCCCTCATGCTTCCAGATGATGCTACCCAGGAAGAGATTGAACAACTGCGGGAGTCTCTCGGACTGAATGAACCCTTTTATGCACAGTATGGCAACTATGTTTTTAGTACGGTTCAGGGAGATTTTGGGGAATCCTTTCGCTATGGACAAGACGCATTATCTGTCGTTTTAGAACGGCTGCCGGCTACGTTTGAGTTAGCGATTGCCGCGATTGTGATTGCGATTATGATCGCTATACCATTTGGAGTCTGGTCAGCGACAAAACAAAATTCCAGTATTGATTTAATCGCTACTGGTGCTGCAGTTGTTGGAAAAGCAATGCCGAATTTCTGGCTCGGTATTATGCTGATTTTATTTTTCTCCGTAATGTTAGGTGTACTACCGGTATCGGGAAGAGGGAGTTTTGCTCACCTTATCCTTCCAGCTGTCACATTAGGAACAGGGATTGCTGCTGAGATGACAAGGCTGATACGTTCCAGCATGCTTGAAATATTAAATCAGGATTATATACGGACAGCAAAAAGCAAAGGAATTAAGTCACTGCAGGTAATTTATAAACATGCTTTTCGTAACGCGCTTATTCCTTTTGTAACAATAACCGCTTTACAAACATCAACACTGATTGGCGGAGCTTTAATTACCGAAACAGTATTCGCGTGGCCGGGAATTGGCCAATTGCTCATACAGGCTGTTAATACGCGTGACATGGCAATTGTTCAGGCATGTGTCATGGTTATAGCTGTGATTGTCATACTGATGAATTTATTAGCTGACATCATTTACCGCATCCTAGATCCTCGAATTAAATTGAAATAG
- a CDS encoding ABC transporter permease codes for MRKRNGTFKRWSKLLLKSKTGTAGLLIVLFIVFVATCAPILASHDPNAINPGSLHMPPSWMEGGSAEHLLGTDNLGRDILSRIIYGSQVSLLVGIVAVLLSGIIGVSIGLIAGFYGGFLDNILMRFVDSFLAIPTILFSLVFLAVFGPSIMTLIIVLGLTNWTSYARLVRGDVLSIKERDFVKAARSIGVKNNKIIIRHLLPNVISTFIVISTLSVASTIILESSLSFLGLGIQPPTVSWGTVLSDGRDYLATSWWLATFPGIAITITVLGIIFLGDWLRDVLDPRTK; via the coding sequence ATGAGAAAGCGAAACGGCACCTTCAAAAGATGGAGTAAGCTGCTTCTCAAAAGTAAGACAGGAACAGCAGGGTTGCTAATTGTACTTTTTATCGTTTTCGTAGCTACTTGTGCTCCAATCCTTGCATCACATGATCCAAATGCTATTAATCCAGGCAGCTTGCATATGCCGCCTTCATGGATGGAAGGGGGAAGCGCAGAGCATTTACTTGGAACAGATAATCTTGGGAGGGACATTTTAAGCCGAATTATTTACGGCTCTCAAGTATCACTGCTTGTCGGGATTGTGGCAGTTCTCTTATCTGGCATAATTGGTGTTAGTATCGGGTTAATTGCCGGGTTTTACGGTGGTTTCTTAGATAATATTCTAATGCGCTTTGTAGATTCATTTCTTGCCATACCAACGATTCTATTTTCGCTCGTCTTTTTAGCCGTTTTTGGTCCGAGTATAATGACGCTGATAATTGTGCTTGGTTTAACAAATTGGACATCGTATGCAAGACTGGTGCGCGGTGATGTTTTATCGATAAAGGAAAGAGATTTTGTAAAAGCGGCCAGGTCCATTGGTGTGAAAAATAATAAAATCATAATAAGACATCTGCTGCCTAATGTTATTTCAACATTTATTGTTATTTCGACATTAAGTGTAGCGTCAACGATTATCTTAGAATCGTCTTTAAGTTTTCTAGGGTTGGGCATACAGCCTCCAACTGTATCATGGGGAACGGTTTTAAGTGATGGTAGGGACTACTTAGCTACAAGCTGGTGGTTGGCGACTTTTCCAGGTATCGCGATTACCATAACAGTACTCGGCATCATCTTTTTAGGTGACTGGCTCCGTGATGTTCTAGATCCCCGAACAAAATAG
- a CDS encoding ABC transporter ATP-binding protein yields MREPFIHIKNLKTYFHTEDGTVPAVDDVSLSINKGEILAIVGESGSGKSVTSLSLLRLIAPPGRIESGEILFEGHNLADYSMKKMRGIRGNKIAMIFQEPLTSLNPVFTVGNQVSESIIEHQHKSKKEAKKLAIEMLTKVGIPRPEKVFHSYPHALSGGMRQRVMIAMALSCNPELLIADEPTTALDVTIQAQILNLMKELIIEFETSILLITHDLGIVAEMADRVIVMYGGQIVEETDVFTLFKHPKHPYTKGLLASTPKVHELKEELVSIPGSVPNPIDYPIGCRFADRCAWVMETCRTVHPKLIEIKPGHMVRCWLHEGKGEGT; encoded by the coding sequence ATGAGAGAACCTTTCATTCACATTAAAAATCTGAAGACCTATTTTCATACAGAAGATGGAACTGTGCCCGCGGTTGATGATGTATCCTTATCGATTAACAAAGGGGAAATACTAGCGATTGTAGGTGAATCTGGTTCAGGCAAAAGTGTTACTTCATTATCGCTATTGCGTTTAATTGCTCCGCCAGGCCGAATTGAATCCGGGGAGATTTTATTTGAAGGACATAATCTAGCAGACTATTCCATGAAAAAAATGCGAGGAATACGTGGCAATAAAATCGCAATGATCTTCCAAGAGCCACTTACCTCTTTAAATCCAGTATTTACCGTGGGGAATCAGGTTTCGGAATCTATTATCGAGCACCAACATAAAAGTAAGAAAGAAGCAAAGAAGCTGGCGATTGAGATGCTGACAAAGGTTGGCATCCCAAGACCTGAAAAGGTGTTTCATTCCTATCCGCATGCTTTAAGCGGAGGAATGCGACAACGGGTGATGATTGCGATGGCATTATCTTGCAACCCAGAATTATTAATCGCGGATGAACCAACAACAGCACTTGATGTCACCATACAAGCTCAGATATTAAATTTAATGAAAGAATTAATTATTGAATTCGAAACATCAATCCTGCTGATTACGCATGATTTAGGTATTGTTGCTGAGATGGCGGACCGAGTTATCGTTATGTATGGTGGTCAAATCGTTGAAGAAACAGATGTCTTTACGTTATTTAAGCATCCGAAACATCCATATACAAAGGGACTTCTCGCCAGTACTCCAAAAGTGCATGAATTAAAAGAGGAACTGGTATCTATTCCTGGCTCTGTACCAAATCCAATTGATTATCCAATCGGCTGCCGATTCGCAGACCGTTGTGCGTGGGTTATGGAAACCTGCAGAACTGTTCACCCGAAATTAATCGAGATTAAACCGGGACATATGGTTCGATGCTGGCTGCATGAAGGAAAGGGGGAAGGAACTTGA
- a CDS encoding dipeptide ABC transporter ATP-binding protein produces the protein MIRKEHLLEVKGLKKYFEVKSGFLKRSKNDLKAVNDISFFVEAGETLGIVGESGCGKSTIGNMIVQLLKPTAGEIYFEGEDITKLKGEALRKKRSDIQIIFQDPYSSLNPRMRVFDLIAEPLRTHESLTKKELENRVLELMETVGLKRTYANRFPHEFSGGQRQRIGIARAIGLNPKLIVCDEPVSALDVSIQSQILNLLVKLQKEFQITYLFIAHGLPVVKHISDRIAVMYLGKIVELTTKEQLFIKPMHPYTEGLLSAIPVLDPTQRDLKEHRVLIKGDIPNPVHPPSGCVFHPRCPYARELCTQMEPIFEEKESGHFAACHYPLREGKGIVHPREGNHHGDVHFESKKGDARFN, from the coding sequence TTGATAAGGAAAGAGCATTTACTTGAGGTGAAGGGATTAAAGAAATATTTTGAAGTTAAAAGTGGCTTTTTAAAAAGAAGTAAAAATGATTTAAAAGCAGTAAATGATATTAGTTTCTTTGTTGAGGCTGGAGAAACACTCGGGATTGTTGGAGAATCAGGGTGCGGCAAATCCACAATAGGCAATATGATTGTTCAGCTATTAAAACCAACCGCAGGAGAGATCTATTTTGAAGGTGAGGATATTACGAAATTAAAAGGGGAAGCATTGCGAAAGAAACGATCAGACATTCAGATTATCTTTCAGGATCCTTATTCCTCCCTTAACCCACGAATGCGTGTATTTGATTTAATTGCAGAACCACTTCGTACTCATGAGTCATTAACCAAAAAAGAACTTGAAAACCGCGTGCTTGAGCTGATGGAAACTGTTGGACTTAAACGAACCTATGCAAATCGCTTTCCACATGAATTCAGTGGTGGACAGCGTCAACGTATCGGAATTGCCCGCGCTATCGGCTTGAATCCCAAGCTAATTGTATGTGATGAACCTGTATCTGCTCTTGATGTATCTATCCAATCGCAAATTTTAAATCTGCTTGTAAAGCTTCAAAAGGAGTTTCAAATAACTTATCTTTTTATTGCCCATGGACTGCCTGTTGTAAAACATATAAGCGATCGTATTGCTGTTATGTATTTGGGGAAAATTGTTGAGCTGACAACAAAAGAACAGCTATTTATAAAGCCGATGCACCCGTATACGGAGGGACTATTATCAGCAATTCCAGTACTAGACCCCACACAACGGGATTTGAAAGAACATAGAGTATTAATAAAAGGAGATATCCCAAATCCAGTCCATCCACCTTCAGGCTGTGTTTTTCATCCGCGCTGTCCATATGCTAGAGAGCTATGTACCCAAATGGAACCAATTTTTGAGGAGAAAGAATCCGGGCACTTTGCAGCGTGTCACTATCCCTTAAGGGAGGGGAAAGGGATTGTCCATCCAAGGGAAGGAAATCATCATGGAGACGTACATTTTGAATCAAAAAAAGGAGATGCTCGGTTTAATTGA
- a CDS encoding M20 family metallopeptidase, with amino-acid sequence MNQKKEMLGLIEQLVNIDSGSYYKKGVDKVAEILINQFREMGFQITIKKNKLYGNNVVIQYDENKKTDILIVAHMDTVFPEGTVRERPFTIKGSRAYGPGVIDMKSSLVTLLYAIKALYQQPNNAYKNITIILNSDEEIGSPTSKKLIEKISRTKKYALIMEPARQDGSIVSARRGGGKYILSVKGKAAHSGVSPEDGKSAIEELAHKIIKLQQLNNAQKGISINVGMIEGGEAVNVVPSEAKGMIDVRITSREQARYVRKQIEKICATPDIKGTNITLKGGINRLPLELNQANKKLLLVVQDVADSIGIELKAVHTGGGSDASFPANLGVATIDGLGPIGGGLHNEDEYLEIHSLTERCFLLAETISRLS; translated from the coding sequence TTGAATCAAAAAAAGGAGATGCTCGGTTTAATTGAGCAATTAGTTAACATTGATAGTGGTTCCTATTATAAAAAAGGTGTTGATAAAGTAGCGGAAATATTGATAAATCAATTTAGAGAGATGGGTTTTCAGATTACGATTAAGAAGAATAAATTATATGGAAACAATGTAGTCATACAATACGATGAAAATAAAAAAACAGATATTTTAATTGTTGCACATATGGATACTGTTTTTCCAGAGGGAACAGTACGTGAACGCCCCTTTACTATTAAGGGAAGCCGCGCATATGGACCAGGTGTTATTGATATGAAGTCAAGTCTAGTAACACTGTTATATGCAATAAAAGCACTCTATCAGCAGCCTAACAATGCATATAAAAATATAACGATTATTTTAAACAGTGATGAAGAGATCGGATCACCGACATCCAAAAAGCTGATTGAGAAAATTTCCAGAACGAAGAAGTATGCATTAATTATGGAACCAGCACGGCAAGATGGCTCGATTGTTTCAGCAAGGCGTGGGGGTGGCAAGTATATTTTATCTGTGAAAGGCAAAGCAGCACATTCTGGTGTCTCACCTGAAGATGGAAAAAGTGCAATCGAAGAGCTTGCACATAAGATTATTAAGCTGCAGCAGCTGAATAATGCCCAAAAAGGTATTTCAATCAATGTCGGTATGATTGAAGGCGGGGAAGCAGTTAACGTTGTCCCTTCTGAGGCCAAAGGGATGATAGATGTCCGGATTACAAGTCGAGAGCAAGCAAGATATGTAAGAAAACAAATTGAAAAGATATGCGCTACACCTGATATAAAAGGTACAAATATTACATTAAAGGGCGGAATAAATCGCCTGCCTCTCGAATTAAACCAAGCAAACAAGAAACTTTTGCTTGTGGTTCAAGATGTTGCAGACTCAATAGGTATAGAATTAAAAGCTGTTCATACTGGAGGTGGTTCTGATGCATCATTTCCAGCTAATTTAGGAGTGGCAACCATTGATGGGCTTGGCCCAATAGGTGGTGGTCTTCATAACGAGGACGAGTATTTGGAGATTCATTCATTAACGGAAAGATGTTTTCTGTTGGCTGAGACAATATCAAGACTTTCCTAA